In Haladaptatus paucihalophilus DX253, the following proteins share a genomic window:
- a CDS encoding TrmB family transcriptional regulator, producing the protein MDDQVEAEDTVLQETLEENIGMSQYEASVYLALIRGGKQSMTEISESSGVPKQRVYDTVSDLRNEGFVEVIDDYPRKAYAIDPSEALSPIKQQITRTEERLDELHEAVEEVEGGVALFKSEPTIKKYIRKVIESAEDSLFLLLPRKHLDTLRDDLTALPADVHSRLIVSDLTEDDVDGDDIYLDESVSALADDIHGVTSNEPLMVSVDRERAFYWTHGSKRKMTSEMQGFYITNPELGFLFDRFLSDSIWPLARPVNPTDDPDWPTFPKEYIRLKDCLSDLKRVTRERALESFEVEFEGYDTRTGEAVTKRGTVAGYYFTEFDIRATLKVELDREYDSGTSDVVTVGGWKATYEDYQARRLTVWEKSGKDHPATIDDETERHLLRCREEIPEEFGDGRIALGMDAFVDRMREFIEERNGSRDYESMRKFGDLKELLIEFEASDSVPVIEWVPTETIPGGHTVHLGQVFDDFGYDLTVFGTFGDPTHPVFEDVFSTHDVLSAGEPTFADYILFEDGKLILREPNFDQVDWDTVVEEIGIETLAESVDGTTVLGFGSWSNIPSLPSVWDGFRDEIWPLLENPPNSVVISPADIQQMSPNLVKNGLQSLRALDDVVPVTVTTNRTQAKRLLTVLDEEGTDSSLSNTAMTLRNEIGVSKFVVHTLLEAALARESGIVTARAPRPAPEQVTNSDAHFDTGLTLGHAEGLSDGTSLILANTVAGCFMREGVPPTEESIRHLLDQYDTLFEA; encoded by the coding sequence ATGGACGATCAGGTCGAGGCGGAAGACACGGTTCTCCAGGAGACGCTCGAGGAGAACATCGGGATGTCTCAGTACGAGGCCAGTGTGTACCTCGCTCTTATCCGCGGCGGAAAGCAGTCGATGACGGAAATATCGGAGTCGAGCGGCGTCCCGAAACAGCGAGTGTACGACACCGTCAGCGACCTTCGGAACGAGGGATTCGTCGAAGTCATCGACGACTATCCGCGGAAAGCCTACGCCATCGACCCGTCCGAAGCGCTCTCGCCCATCAAGCAACAGATTACGCGAACGGAAGAGCGACTCGACGAACTACACGAAGCGGTAGAGGAAGTCGAAGGCGGTGTCGCGCTGTTCAAGAGCGAACCGACCATCAAGAAATACATACGAAAGGTGATCGAATCGGCGGAGGATAGCCTCTTTCTCCTTCTCCCGCGGAAACACCTGGACACGCTTCGAGACGACCTGACGGCTCTGCCCGCCGACGTCCATTCTCGCCTCATCGTTTCCGACCTGACCGAAGACGATGTCGACGGCGACGATATCTACCTCGACGAATCAGTCTCGGCCCTCGCGGACGACATTCACGGAGTCACCTCCAACGAACCGCTCATGGTGAGCGTGGATCGGGAACGTGCGTTCTACTGGACTCACGGCTCGAAACGGAAGATGACGTCCGAAATGCAGGGGTTCTACATCACGAATCCCGAGCTCGGATTCCTTTTTGATAGATTCCTCTCCGATTCTATCTGGCCGCTCGCTCGCCCGGTGAACCCGACGGACGACCCCGATTGGCCCACGTTTCCGAAGGAATACATCCGACTCAAGGACTGTCTTTCCGACCTCAAACGCGTGACACGGGAACGGGCGCTCGAGTCCTTCGAGGTGGAATTCGAGGGCTACGATACCAGAACCGGTGAAGCGGTGACGAAGCGTGGAACGGTCGCCGGGTATTATTTCACCGAATTCGATATCAGAGCGACGCTCAAAGTCGAACTCGACCGGGAGTACGATTCCGGCACGTCCGACGTTGTTACCGTCGGGGGGTGGAAAGCGACGTACGAAGACTACCAAGCACGTCGTCTCACCGTTTGGGAAAAAAGCGGAAAGGACCATCCCGCCACCATCGACGACGAAACGGAACGTCACCTCCTGCGCTGTCGAGAAGAGATTCCCGAGGAGTTCGGCGACGGTCGAATCGCACTCGGAATGGATGCGTTCGTCGATCGGATGCGTGAATTCATCGAGGAACGGAACGGGTCCCGTGATTACGAATCGATGCGAAAGTTCGGCGACTTGAAGGAACTACTCATCGAATTCGAAGCGAGCGACAGCGTCCCAGTCATCGAATGGGTCCCCACCGAAACGATTCCCGGTGGGCATACGGTCCATCTCGGGCAAGTTTTCGACGACTTCGGGTACGACCTCACCGTCTTTGGTACGTTCGGCGACCCGACACATCCCGTGTTCGAAGACGTGTTCTCCACCCACGATGTCCTCAGTGCAGGCGAGCCGACCTTCGCCGATTACATTCTGTTCGAAGACGGGAAGCTCATCCTCCGCGAGCCGAACTTCGACCAAGTGGATTGGGACACGGTGGTCGAGGAGATCGGTATCGAGACGCTCGCGGAGTCCGTCGATGGGACGACCGTCCTCGGTTTCGGGTCATGGTCGAACATCCCGTCGCTTCCGTCCGTTTGGGATGGGTTTCGGGACGAAATCTGGCCGCTCCTCGAAAACCCACCGAACTCGGTCGTCATCTCACCCGCGGACATTCAGCAGATGTCACCGAACCTCGTCAAAAACGGGCTCCAGTCCCTCCGCGCTCTCGACGACGTCGTTCCCGTGACGGTTACGACGAACCGGACACAAGCAAAGCGTCTCCTCACGGTCCTCGACGAGGAGGGGACGGACAGTTCGCTTTCGAACACGGCCATGACCCTCCGTAACGAAATCGGTGTTTCCAAATTCGTGGTCCACACGCTTCTCGAGGCGGCACTCGCCCGAGAATCCGGTATCGTGACCGCGCGAGCACCCAGACCGGCCCCCGAACAGGTCACGAACTCCGATGCCCACTTCGATACGGGGCTGACGCTCGGCCATGCGGAGGGGCTGTCCGACGGGACGTCACTCATCCTCGCGAATACGGTCGCGGGGTGTTTCATGCGCGAGGGAGTTCCGCCGACCGAGGAATCCATCCGTCATCTCCTCGACCAATACGATACCCTCTTCGAGGCTTAA
- a CDS encoding L-lactate permease, with product MVSALKIVLAVLPLAVIAYLMIGRYWPATRAMPIAWLSAVVVGVTSWQMTPSWVAAATINGFITATNILWIVFGAILLLYTLKQTGAFDTINAGFTSISEDRRVQVVLLVFLMGSFIEAAAGFGTPAAVVGPLLVGLGFPPLAAVVVALTGNLMAITFGAVGTPLIIGLQDTFSTANVATPAGTTVPGWVAQIGVWAASFHVIVGMLLPFIGVAMMTRFFGEERSIKPALEVLPLTLFAWFTFAVPYWLTAYFLGPTFPGLIGAMSGMVFTVGTLKAGFFHPDEEWDFAPQELWPEHWVGDIEPGETSPSDTPVAADGGVVTKQMPLWKAWTPYALLAALLVLTRVWTPLTDFLTSTLVLKWTNILGTGLDNDFALLYLPGAVFVFVHLLTIPLHGMNGRQIKDSWVETAENVTPAVIALLFAVATVQIMIQSGKAANIDSMLVILSDATANVAGGVYPFFASLVGAFGAFLAGSNTVSDILFGTFQYNVAENLAVSRTILVGAQAVGGAIGNLIAIHNVVAALAVVGLVGQEGRVIRLELLPLTYYAGMTGILTMLFVYVIFPGVF from the coding sequence ATGGTGAGTGCCCTCAAAATAGTTCTCGCAGTCCTGCCGCTGGCGGTCATCGCCTACCTCATGATCGGCCGGTACTGGCCAGCGACTCGGGCGATGCCGATAGCATGGTTATCCGCCGTCGTCGTCGGAGTCACGAGTTGGCAGATGACGCCGTCGTGGGTCGCGGCCGCGACCATCAACGGCTTCATCACCGCGACGAACATCCTCTGGATCGTTTTCGGTGCGATTCTCCTGTTGTACACCCTGAAACAGACCGGCGCTTTCGACACTATCAACGCCGGGTTCACCTCCATCAGCGAGGACCGACGCGTTCAGGTGGTCCTGCTCGTCTTCCTGATGGGGTCGTTCATCGAGGCCGCCGCTGGTTTCGGAACGCCGGCGGCCGTCGTCGGTCCGCTCTTGGTCGGGCTCGGGTTTCCACCGCTCGCGGCGGTCGTGGTCGCGCTCACCGGAAACCTGATGGCCATCACCTTCGGCGCGGTGGGGACGCCGCTCATCATCGGGTTGCAGGACACGTTCTCGACGGCGAACGTGGCGACGCCCGCGGGAACGACGGTACCTGGTTGGGTCGCCCAAATCGGCGTGTGGGCCGCGTCGTTCCACGTTATCGTCGGTATGCTACTGCCGTTTATCGGCGTCGCCATGATGACGCGGTTTTTCGGCGAAGAACGTTCCATCAAACCCGCGCTCGAAGTGCTTCCACTCACCCTGTTCGCGTGGTTCACCTTCGCGGTTCCGTACTGGTTGACCGCGTACTTCCTCGGACCGACGTTCCCCGGCCTCATCGGCGCGATGAGCGGCATGGTGTTCACCGTCGGTACGCTGAAAGCCGGGTTCTTCCACCCCGACGAAGAGTGGGATTTCGCACCGCAGGAACTCTGGCCGGAACACTGGGTCGGCGATATCGAACCCGGTGAGACGTCCCCGAGTGACACTCCGGTCGCCGCCGACGGTGGCGTCGTGACGAAACAGATGCCCCTTTGGAAGGCGTGGACGCCGTACGCGCTGCTGGCGGCGCTGCTCGTTCTCACCCGCGTTTGGACTCCCCTCACGGACTTCCTGACGAGTACGCTCGTCCTCAAGTGGACAAACATCCTCGGTACTGGCCTCGATAACGACTTCGCACTGCTCTACCTCCCGGGGGCGGTCTTCGTATTCGTTCACCTGCTCACCATTCCGCTACACGGCATGAACGGACGCCAGATAAAGGATTCGTGGGTCGAAACGGCCGAGAACGTCACCCCCGCGGTCATCGCGTTGCTGTTCGCGGTGGCGACGGTTCAGATCATGATCCAGTCGGGCAAGGCCGCCAATATCGACAGCATGCTGGTCATCCTCTCGGACGCGACGGCGAACGTCGCGGGCGGCGTCTACCCGTTCTTCGCGTCGCTCGTCGGTGCGTTCGGCGCGTTCCTCGCCGGTTCGAACACGGTGAGCGACATCCTGTTTGGAACGTTCCAGTACAACGTCGCCGAGAACCTCGCCGTCTCGCGTACCATCCTCGTCGGTGCACAGGCCGTCGGTGGTGCGATAGGGAACCTCATCGCGATTCACAACGTGGTCGCCGCGCTCGCGGTGGTCGGCCTCGTCGGACAGGAAGGACGGGTCATCCGACTCGAACTCCTTCCGTTGACGTACTATGCGGGCATGACGGGAATCCTGACGATGCTGTTCGTCTACGTGATTTTCCCGGGCGTCTTCTGA
- a CDS encoding sugar transferase produces the protein MPKIGIAGLITAFVVTASLIPMFKPRPRRVLDTISVTEKRLFIAVLGLATLGYADYSYRLPRSTLIIITALLGVGLPALFVSIRRRPTDTNAPAIVVGDDVRYVADVLKAINTPVLGYVSPPSGNEIHERELERVVTDGGTEQPLPGVERLGGLSRLENVIIENSVDTAILAFSTTDRAEFFGALDTCHKHGVTAKAPSRHIDSVLTKTEATEDDELVEVALEPWDWQDYVFKRAFDVLFAAASLLAFAPLLGVIALTIKLDSPGPIFYSQARTAEFGGTFQVYKFRSMVTDAEAETGAKVSEEDKGEVDPRVTRVGRILRRTHLDEIPQLWSILIGDMSVVGPRPERPELDSDIETGVVEWRKRWFIKPGLTGLAQISDATGHEPAKKLRYDVEYIRRQSFWFDVQIVTRQLWQVVRDVGHLVRGEEEQ, from the coding sequence ATGCCGAAGATCGGAATTGCGGGCCTCATCACCGCCTTCGTCGTTACGGCGAGCCTCATTCCCATGTTCAAACCACGTCCTCGACGGGTATTGGACACGATTTCGGTCACGGAAAAACGACTGTTCATCGCCGTTTTAGGGCTCGCCACGCTCGGCTACGCGGACTACTCGTACCGTCTCCCTCGCTCGACGCTCATCATCATCACTGCACTGCTTGGGGTCGGTCTGCCCGCGCTATTCGTTTCGATTCGCCGACGTCCGACCGATACCAACGCGCCTGCAATCGTCGTCGGTGACGATGTTCGCTACGTCGCCGACGTTCTCAAAGCTATCAACACGCCCGTGTTGGGATACGTCTCGCCGCCGAGCGGAAACGAGATTCACGAGCGCGAATTGGAACGAGTCGTCACGGACGGTGGAACCGAACAACCGCTCCCGGGCGTCGAACGTCTCGGCGGCCTTTCGCGCTTGGAAAACGTCATCATCGAAAACAGCGTCGATACGGCCATCTTGGCCTTCTCGACCACGGACCGGGCGGAGTTCTTCGGTGCACTCGATACGTGTCACAAGCACGGGGTGACGGCGAAGGCTCCCAGTCGGCACATCGATAGTGTTCTCACGAAGACGGAAGCGACGGAGGACGACGAACTCGTCGAAGTCGCCCTCGAACCGTGGGACTGGCAGGATTACGTGTTCAAACGGGCGTTCGACGTGTTGTTCGCCGCGGCCAGCCTCCTCGCATTTGCCCCCCTCCTCGGCGTCATCGCACTGACGATAAAACTCGACAGCCCCGGCCCCATCTTCTACAGTCAGGCTCGGACCGCGGAGTTCGGCGGCACGTTCCAAGTGTACAAGTTTCGGAGCATGGTCACCGACGCGGAAGCGGAAACAGGGGCCAAAGTCAGCGAGGAGGACAAGGGCGAGGTCGACCCTCGGGTCACGCGCGTCGGTCGAATCCTCAGGCGGACCCATCTGGACGAAATCCCGCAGCTTTGGTCCATTCTCATCGGGGATATGAGCGTCGTCGGACCCCGCCCGGAGCGACCGGAGCTGGATTCCGACATCGAGACCGGCGTCGTCGAGTGGCGAAAGCGGTGGTTCATCAAGCCCGGCCTGACCGGACTCGCACAAATCAGCGACGCCACCGGACACGAACCGGCCAAAAAACTGCGGTACGACGTCGAGTACATCCGCCGACAGTCGTTCTGGTTCGACGTCCAAATCGTGACCCGCCAACTCTGGCAAGTGGTCCGGGACGTCGGTCATCTCGTCCGCGGAGAAGAAGAGCAGTAA
- a CDS encoding undecaprenyl-diphosphate phosphatase, translating to MVDESVLIAFVAGILQGIFEWLPISSEGNLTLFLRAMGSQPKAALRFSLFLHAGTAIAATVYYRGELENVLGSLRGWRPDSAFENRQAELSFLVVATLASGIVGILALKTLDAVVSELAGGGFVALIGVLLIGTGVLLRFADRFELGTRETPTLTDAILVGGMQGLAILPGISRSGTTAGTLLFRGYDGADAFRLSFLLSIPAAAGAGALVVYETGGLPTVSPTVALIALATSAIVGYVTIDALLRVVERVSFWAVCVGIGTLAIAGGVFLLVV from the coding sequence ATGGTCGACGAGTCCGTTCTGATCGCGTTCGTCGCGGGTATCCTCCAAGGCATTTTCGAGTGGCTCCCGATTTCGAGCGAGGGGAATCTCACCCTGTTCCTCCGCGCGATGGGAAGTCAACCGAAAGCGGCACTCCGCTTTTCTCTGTTCCTCCACGCCGGAACCGCAATCGCCGCAACCGTCTACTATCGTGGAGAACTCGAAAACGTCCTCGGTTCGCTTCGGGGGTGGCGTCCCGATTCGGCGTTCGAGAATAGACAAGCCGAACTGTCGTTCCTCGTCGTAGCCACGCTCGCGTCGGGTATCGTCGGAATCCTCGCGTTGAAAACCCTCGATGCGGTCGTCTCCGAACTGGCAGGTGGCGGGTTCGTCGCACTCATCGGTGTGCTCCTGATCGGGACGGGAGTGTTGCTCCGCTTTGCCGACCGGTTCGAACTGGGTACCCGGGAAACCCCCACGTTGACCGACGCGATTCTCGTCGGTGGAATGCAGGGTTTGGCCATCCTTCCGGGTATTTCGCGCTCGGGGACGACCGCAGGGACCCTCCTCTTTCGTGGATACGACGGCGCTGACGCGTTTCGCCTGTCGTTTCTGCTTAGCATTCCCGCGGCCGCGGGTGCAGGTGCGTTGGTCGTCTACGAAACCGGTGGCCTCCCCACTGTCTCCCCCACGGTTGCACTCATTGCACTTGCAACCAGTGCTATCGTCGGCTATGTCACGATCGACGCGTTGTTGCGGGTCGTCGAACGGGTTTCCTTCTGGGCGGTCTGTGTCGGAATCGGGACGCTAGCGATCGCTGGGGGCGTCTTCCTCCTCGTCGTGTAA
- a CDS encoding O-antigen ligase family protein — MLAHTYYRTDSGLWIHVAQASLLILLTFILLRQHNLYIPGDGRTLHVVLVFLLYAVYPFIGYDFVAFLRSRAVYVAAYVLMLGVFFFHVNSMAAGSTKASFVVYMALLFGVNVFFIPRYVSRNVFFWGLSLVAGFFVVIGLPVYVIGSYDLWWFQPQLFEATATIPLLGTEFHYLQSVLDNPNILAVLTFSGAFAALVLAVENVFQRRFLLVSLASVLFFLNGLATYLTHARASWLALALATVVYAGYVLFGRRSVPFTVVPLALASAVLLLTILFAVGPIDAHGRAPLWMAGLRAIKNAPSALGYGVVNTHAVIEPFVTDPHFRGYSPHNSYVQIFLQVGIVGGMAYLVIVLGSIVEGIVRWNSVDVPMLGFALAFAVHQTFAVYTMFNNAVASILAMLVFGYLICGYER; from the coding sequence TTGCTCGCGCACACGTACTATCGGACCGATAGTGGACTGTGGATACACGTCGCACAGGCGTCTCTGTTGATACTTCTGACCTTCATCCTCCTCCGGCAGCACAACCTGTACATCCCGGGCGACGGACGCACCCTCCACGTCGTGCTGGTCTTCCTTCTGTACGCAGTCTATCCGTTCATCGGGTACGATTTCGTAGCGTTCCTCCGAAGTCGAGCGGTATACGTGGCCGCGTACGTCCTCATGCTCGGGGTGTTCTTTTTCCACGTCAACTCGATGGCCGCCGGTTCGACGAAAGCGTCGTTCGTCGTCTATATGGCGTTGCTATTCGGGGTAAACGTCTTCTTCATTCCGAGGTACGTCTCGCGGAACGTCTTCTTCTGGGGTCTGTCACTCGTCGCTGGGTTTTTCGTCGTGATAGGGCTCCCCGTCTACGTTATCGGGTCGTACGACCTCTGGTGGTTCCAGCCCCAACTCTTCGAGGCCACAGCCACCATTCCGCTGCTCGGGACGGAGTTCCACTACCTGCAATCCGTGCTCGACAATCCGAATATCCTCGCCGTCCTCACCTTCTCCGGAGCGTTTGCAGCGCTCGTGCTTGCCGTCGAAAACGTCTTCCAACGGCGGTTCCTCCTTGTGTCGCTCGCATCCGTACTGTTCTTCCTCAACGGACTCGCCACGTACCTGACGCATGCACGTGCATCGTGGTTGGCCCTCGCGTTGGCCACCGTCGTGTACGCCGGGTACGTTCTGTTCGGTCGTCGGAGCGTTCCGTTTACGGTCGTTCCGCTCGCGCTAGCATCCGCGGTCTTACTTCTCACAATCCTCTTCGCGGTCGGACCGATAGATGCACACGGGCGAGCACCGCTTTGGATGGCCGGACTTCGTGCCATCAAAAACGCACCCTCCGCCCTCGGCTACGGAGTTGTCAACACGCACGCCGTTATCGAACCGTTCGTCACCGACCCGCACTTCCGCGGGTACTCGCCCCACAATTCGTACGTCCAAATCTTCTTGCAAGTCGGCATCGTCGGTGGGATGGCGTATCTCGTAATCGTCCTCGGTAGCATCGTCGAGGGCATCGTTCGATGGAACTCTGTCGACGTGCCGATGCTCGGGTTCGCTCTCGCGTTCGCGGTTCACCAAACGTTTGCGGTGTACACGATGTTCAACAACGCCGTCGCCTCGATACTCGCGATGCTGGTCTTCGGGTATCTCATCTGCGGATACGAACGGTAG
- a CDS encoding AIM24 family protein has product MNLDEFVTSYAPNETQNTFELESSKLLDVSVDGSVMARAGSMVGYTGEISFEQKSAGGLKGMLKQKATGEGAVMMKATGTGHLYLADQGKEVQLLELDADDEISVNGNDVLAFEDSVSWDIKMMSSIAGATSGGLFNVYLSGPGYIAITTHGKPLVVPTPVSTDPSATVAWSSNVSPSSKRDLNLKSFIGRSSGESYQLQFANEGGFVIIQPYEEVHPEQ; this is encoded by the coding sequence ATGAATCTCGACGAATTTGTAACCTCCTACGCACCGAACGAGACGCAAAACACGTTCGAACTGGAAAGTTCGAAGCTGCTCGATGTTTCGGTGGACGGTAGCGTCATGGCACGAGCGGGGTCGATGGTCGGCTACACCGGCGAAATTTCGTTCGAACAGAAGTCCGCCGGTGGACTGAAAGGAATGCTGAAACAGAAAGCCACCGGCGAGGGAGCGGTGATGATGAAGGCGACGGGAACCGGCCATCTCTATCTGGCCGACCAAGGCAAAGAGGTCCAACTGCTCGAACTGGACGCCGACGACGAGATCAGCGTCAACGGAAACGACGTGCTGGCGTTCGAGGACAGCGTCAGTTGGGACATCAAGATGATGAGCAGCATCGCCGGAGCGACCTCCGGCGGTCTGTTCAACGTCTATCTCTCGGGTCCGGGCTATATCGCGATTACCACGCACGGCAAACCGCTCGTCGTCCCGACGCCGGTCAGTACCGACCCCAGTGCGACGGTCGCGTGGAGTAGCAACGTCTCTCCGAGTTCGAAGCGGGATTTGAACCTCAAGAGCTTCATCGGCCGCTCCTCCGGGGAGTCGTACCAACTTCAGTTCGCCAACGAAGGCGGATTCGTCATCATCCAACCGTACGAGGAAGTACACCCCGAACAGTGA
- a CDS encoding alpha/beta hydrolase, producing MTVLSPTNGTSTVGLVFYPGARVAPDAYYASLAPLVRRSNVTVFVPKMPFNVALLDVGAAGEVRSRYPRIRTWFVGGHSLGGVAACRYASSHDVRGLVQFASYCDTNVSERPIDVLSVTGSRDTVLDREAYRESRNLLPQNATVREIAGMNHTEFGSYRGQRGDSRATISYDVAHRRLADILVPWLSKSGTATA from the coding sequence GTGACAGTTCTTTCTCCCACGAACGGGACATCGACCGTCGGACTCGTTTTCTATCCCGGCGCGCGCGTTGCACCGGATGCCTATTATGCCTCTCTCGCACCGCTGGTGCGACGTTCCAACGTGACGGTCTTCGTCCCGAAAATGCCGTTCAACGTCGCCCTCCTCGATGTGGGCGCTGCGGGGGAAGTCAGGTCTCGGTATCCCAGGATTCGGACGTGGTTCGTCGGCGGACATTCGCTCGGGGGCGTTGCCGCTTGTCGATATGCGAGCTCACACGACGTCCGAGGACTGGTGCAGTTCGCGTCGTATTGCGATACCAACGTGAGCGAACGTCCGATAGACGTACTGAGCGTCACCGGCAGCAGGGATACCGTTTTGGACCGGGAGGCCTACCGTGAGAGTAGAAATCTCCTCCCGCAGAACGCGACGGTCCGCGAAATCGCCGGAATGAACCACACCGAATTCGGTTCGTATCGCGGTCAGCGAGGGGACTCACGAGCGACCATCTCGTACGACGTCGCCCATCGACGGCTAGCGGATATCCTCGTTCCGTGGCTGAGCAAATCGGGTACTGCGACTGCGTAG